Proteins from a single region of Xenopus laevis strain J_2021 chromosome 9_10S, Xenopus_laevis_v10.1, whole genome shotgun sequence:
- the cops8.S gene encoding COP9 signalosome complex subunit 8 isoform X1, with amino-acid sequence MKLPESVMAQNPVSFQRLQEQCEEQELEAPGGIASPQVYNQLLALYLLHNDLNNARYLWKRIPSAIKSSHSELGGIWEVGQKIWQRDFPGIYTSISAYQWSENIQQIMEAVRDATQQRAFGLVSQAYTSISADDFAAFVGLPVEEAVKGVLEQGWQADSATGMVMPKKPDSAPLSLIPNEQQLARLTDYVAFLEN; translated from the exons ATGAAGCTGCCAGAGTCTGTGATGGCGCAAAATCCTGTGTCTTTTCAGAGGCTTCAGGAACAGTGCGAGGAACAAGAGTTGGAG GCTCCAGGTGGTATTGCCAGCCCTCAGGTGTACAACCAGCTCTTGGCATTGTACTTGCTGCATAATGACTT gAATAATGCACGTTATTTGTGGAAAAGAATCCCGTCGGCAATCAAATCC TCCCACTCTGAGCTTGGTGGGATCTGGGAAGTAGGACAGAAGATTTGGCAGAGAGATTTCCCAGGGATCTACACATCCATCTCTGCATATCAGTGGTCTGAGAACATCCAACAAATCATGGAGGCTGTAAGAG ATGCGACACAACAGCGAGCTTTTGGTTTGGTTTCCCAAGCATATACCTCGATTTCTGCAGATGATTTTGCAGCTTTTGTTGGTCTTCCTGTAGAGGAGGCTGTTAAag GAGTGTTAGAACAGGGTTGGCAGGCTGATTCAGCCACTGGGATGGTAATGCCAAAAAAGCCAG ATTCTGCGCCCTTGTCTTTGATCCCCAACGAACAGCAGCTGGCCAGACTTACTGACTACGTGGCTTTCCTAGAGAATTAA
- the cops8.S gene encoding COP9 signalosome complex subunit 8 isoform X2 — protein sequence MKLPESVMAQNPVSFQRLQEQCEEQELEAPGGIASPQVYNQLLALYLLHNDLNNARYLWKRIPSAIKSSHSELGGIWEVGQKIWQRDFPGIYTSISAYQWSENIQQIMEAVRDATQQRAFGLVSQAYTSISADDFAAFVGLPVEEAVKGVLEQGWQADSATGMVMPKKPDSAPLSLIPNEQQLARLTDYVAFLEN from the exons ATGAAGCTGCCAGAGTCTGTGATGGCGCAAAATCCTGTGTCTTTTCAGAGGCTTCAGGAACAGTGCGAGGAACAAGAGTTGGAG GCTCCAGGCGGTATTGCCAGCCCTCAGGTGTACAACCAGCTCTTGGCATTGTACTTGCTGCATAATGACTT gAATAATGCACGTTATTTGTGGAAAAGAATCCCGTCGGCAATCAAATCC TCCCACTCTGAGCTTGGTGGGATCTGGGAAGTAGGACAGAAGATTTGGCAGAGAGATTTCCCAGGGATCTACACATCCATCTCTGCATATCAGTGGTCTGAGAACATCCAACAAATCATGGAGGCTGTAAGAG ATGCGACACAACAGCGAGCTTTTGGTTTGGTTTCCCAAGCATATACCTCGATTTCTGCAGATGATTTTGCAGCTTTTGTTGGTCTTCCTGTAGAGGAGGCTGTTAAag GAGTGTTAGAACAGGGTTGGCAGGCTGATTCAGCCACTGGGATGGTAATGCCAAAAAAGCCAG ATTCTGCGCCCTTGTCTTTGATCCCCAACGAACAGCAGCTGGCCAGACTTACTGACTACGTGGCTTTCCTAGAGAATTAA
- the cops8.S gene encoding COP9 signalosome complex subunit 8, with the protein MAQNSVSFQKLQEQCEEQELEAPGGIASPQVYNQLLALYLLHNDLNNARYLWKRIPSAIKSSHSELGGIWEVGQKIWQRDFPGIYTSISAYQWSENIQQIMEAVRDATQQRAFGLVSQAYTSISADDFAAFVGLPVEEAVKGVLEQGWQADSATGMVMPKKPDSAPLSLIPNEQQLARLTDYVAFLEN; encoded by the exons ATGGCGCAAAATTCTGTGTCTTTCCAGAAGCTTCAGGAACAGTGCGAGGAACAGGAGTTGGAG GCTCCAGGCGGTATTGCCAGCCCTCAGGTGTACAACCAGCTCTTGGCATTGTACTTGCTGCATAATGACTT gAATAATGCACGTTATTTGTGGAAAAGAATCCCGTCGGCAATCAAATCC TCCCACTCTGAGCTTGGTGGGATCTGGGAAGTAGGACAGAAGATTTGGCAGAGAGATTTCCCAGGGATCTACACATCCATCTCTGCATATCAGTGGTCTGAGAACATCCAACAAATCATGGAGGCTGTAAGAG ATGCGACACAACAGCGAGCTTTTGGTTTGGTTTCCCAAGCATATACCTCGATTTCTGCAGATGATTTTGCAGCTTTTGTTGGTCTTCCTGTAGAGGAGGCTGTTAAag GAGTGTTAGAACAGGGTTGGCAGGCTGATTCAGCCACTGGGATGGTAATGCCAAAAAAGCCAG ATTCTGCGCCCTTGTCTTTGATCCCCAACGAACAGCAGCTGGCCAGACTTACTGACTACGTGGCTTTCCTAGAGAATTAA